The Drosophila sechellia strain sech25 chromosome 2L, ASM438219v1, whole genome shotgun sequence region CGCGTAAACGTGCTTTTCTACCCTCTGCTCTACACAATTTGAAAGGTATTAAATCCACAACCGTAGCGCGCTTTTCTATGTGGTGGTGTAGTTTATTTGTCAAATTGCGACACTACGCGAAATATTAGCTCAAGTGGCATTGATAACGCTCATAGAACGTACTCAGTACTCACTCTAAGAGCTTGAAAGCTTCTCTTCAATACACAATGTCGTCCCGATCATctttttccattccattccttccattttatttttaccaaAAATTTTAGTCTAGTCTTAGAAAGGGTTTCGTTCTCCGTTTAAATTACGAGCCCAAACATTCAATAATGTTCATGCGTGAAGGGTACACTTAGGTCGGTCCGTCGCGAATTCCCACCTCTCAATTGAATTTGTGGCGCTGTGTTTGTGCTAGTATCCAGAGTCCCCTGAGTAAATATTTGGTTTGATTTATATCGCCGAGTTGATAGATGAAGTGTGCGAAGCTAGCACTACAAGGGAAGCTCAATAAAAAGAGGCGATGGCGGCATCGACAACAATCGAGAACATCAGCCGGCGGGACGAATAATTAAAATGTCTTTGTTATCAGCAATGCTTATGCACCGCGGaagcaaatatatatttcaccTCATTAACGGAAAAGTTTAAAGACTTGAAACTCCCCACTAGGAACTAGTTCTTAGGAACTAGGTCTTATTAACGGAAGAGTTTAAAGGCTCTAAACTCCCCACTAGGATCTAGTTCTTAGGTAGTTCGCACTAGTAACTAGTTCTCAGACAGCTCGCATATACCGATGTTATTTTCTGCCATCACTACGTCCGATTTGTTGTGTTTACTTGTCGAAGCTAAATGGACTTGCAGTTACTAATGCAGCAAATGTATAGTGGTGCGTCGGTCATGACGATTTCGGAAAGGAACTTAAATTGTTACAGTTATGGAATTCCATCTGGCCAGCACCAACTGCAGCCAATTTACCCTTTTCTGCCCACTGAAAACGGTGATCAGGTGGTTGGGCAActggacgacgacgacgaggaggaggaggacgaggagcaaCGGACTCTGTTCTGCGGCAATCTCGACGAGCGCGTGACGGAGGAGATCCTTTACGAGGTGTTCCTGCAAGCCGGCCCCATCGAAGGAGTGCGGATACCGACCGACAACAATGGGCGTCCCCGGAATTTCGGATTTGTCACATACCAACGCCTGTGTGCGGTGCCCTTCGCCCTGGACTTGTACCACGGCCTTGAACTGTTCCAAAAGAAAGTCACTATCAAGCAGCAGGGCTGCAAGCAGCTACCTGCCTACAACCAAAGTCGTCTACGCCCGTTCATGATGGAGGCTCCACCGCAGCCATCGCCAGTGCGTCACGCCCGCCACAGTTTGCATGACGGCAAGCCGTACGATCGGAATCCGTTTGGACACAACGGCGATCAACGGCGCCGGAGCGAAAGCTCCGTAATGGAACGCAACCGGCTAAAGCCACAGCAACACCACCAGCACATGCAGGGAGGCAGCAGAAGATCGGACCAACGCCACAACAACAAACGCAGATTGCTTTAAGATTTCAACACAATTTCATCTTTATGTATAGCCTAAGAACAATATTTAGACAAAAATATACAAGTCCCtccttttaataaaataacctTTAAAGTCTGGTCGATTAAATTATTGAAACAGGGACCCTAATTCTTAAGTTATtcaaaaccaaaatcaaaagTTACCGTGTTTAATCGTTTAATGAGCTGGATATCTGCAGAAAATTATGTATCAAATGAAGCAGTTTACTCTGTGGTGTATTGTGTTTTATTAGTGTACTGTATACTATAATTATTCTCAATACATGACTCTAATTTATTAGCGTCCTAATAAGCTTCCAGTGGCTTTGGATACTAAACCTATGCTGTACAGATCTTGATCTGCCATAATCAACGTGTGATGCTCCTAAGAGTCTTTTCAACATTTCTGTAGGTGCGTGGTGGTATCACCTCTAAAAGCAGCCGCTGATAATTATGATGTTCGGATAAAGCCCGGAACAAGGACTTCGCGTAGCTGCGGGTCTCTAGACTGCCTTCGAGAAGAAGATTCGCCCCAACCACAAAGAACTTGTCGCGGCTCTCGCGGCCCATTGCATAGATCCGGTCACTGCCCAGACGCTCGACTAGTCTAAAGAGCAGCTTTGCTGATGTCGTGCGCACCAAGGCATTCTGATGCTGTGCTCCTTTTGTCACAAGGATGTTTAGAATCTTCTGCGGCTGAGCATGGTCCACCATTGACTCCAGGGCTCGAGTGGCGTCGGCACGGAGAAACCTATTCGTGTCGGCAGTGCGGTGCAGAAGGGCACAAACCAAGTCGTCGCATTCCTGCTGAAGGCTGGTGGACTTCAGCGAGAACAGCTCCGCAGCTGCTTGGCAGGAAGCTCGGGCTACTTGGGAGCGCAGATTTCGTACTGAGCGGGTAAGCTGGATGCAGGTCATGTGCATCTGATTGTCCAATGTCTCGGCATGGTAGCGGATCAAACGTACCATGCTTTTCAAGCCGGTCATGTTTACTTCCCAGTTGCTGGAGTCCAACTGGTCAAAAGTTTTAAGCAAAGCCTCACGGGGCCTATCAAATCGAAGCATATTCTGCGGGAAGAGGTCTGCCTGCGACATTTTGATGGGCTGCTTTGCAGGTGAGATTCGCCGTTGTGCCCGCAGGAAGTACGCTGTTTTGGACTTGTGTTTAATCGGGGTGTGTTGAGCTTTTGCAGGGACACTAATATTTCCCATTTGAGAACCAGTTTGTGAAGTGTTGTCCGCAGTGCTTGTGCTTGTGTCCATAGATCCCTGCTTTGACGCCGGCCGCGTCCCATAAAGAGAGTCCAGGGAAACGCTACGTGAATGGATCACtatttcgtcgtgtttcggaaccAACTTTGGACCAAAAGTATGATTTTCAAGTTTTGTAGCTTTTACCGGTGTTGCCAGCTCCTCCTGCAAGGGCCCTTCCTCCTTGGCCTCCGCTGGGGATGACTCCAGCTCGTTATGCACTTCTTCAACCACGACGAAACTGTTGCTGCTCTCAATGTCCTCCTCGATTAGCAGCGATTTAACTGACTGAGCCCTCGAAAGTTGCGGGGTAGTTTCCTCCAGCTGAGTTTTGATGCTCTCCGTTTTACTGTGAAGGCTATTTAGGCTTCCATTAAGCTTGAGCAGCTCTTCATGTTCTGTAGGTTCTGTTTCCGTCTGCACATCAATGCCATTTACCACCAGTTCTCCGAACGCTTCGATGGGATTCTGCTCCCTGTTCAGCACTTCCACCTTGCAATCGTTCCAAAGGCCAGTGGATGAGAATGGTCGCTTCCCCATCTCGTTTTGGCTTATGCTCGACTTTGCGGAGGCGGTTGACTTTTGCGAATAGCTGGTAGAACTTGCGGAAATGGGGGAGCCATTCGTCATACCGTTAACTGCTGTTTCGGTATCCCTGTTTgggcaaaaagaaaagaataaatGGCTAGTACAATTGGCTTTAGGTTTTAACGACTCACAACTCCACATATTGAGCCaaaactttttctttttcactatCTTCCGGCGGCTGAAACACGGGGAAAGAGTGCTTATCATCGGTGAGCTGGCTTTCTGTATCAATTTGAATCGATTTTCTGGACTCCAGAGCCGTGTCAGTGCAGCAGATGCCGCAGAACGAACAGTGTCCAGAAAAAGCCCCACGTAATGTGGAGTGTATCTCCGAAACCCTGGGGCAGATGCACTCTCTGACCGTGTGGAATAGAGTACATGTTCTACGCAATAGATCAGATGGCTGTTCGCCACAGGAAAACgcattcagcatttttttGCGGTGGCCAATAGATAATTATCCAGGCAATTTTCTACTGGAAACAACACATACTCGAACTAACCGCTATAGGCGTCCGCTTAAAACAACGCGACTTTGCAGACTGTTTGCAATGCTCGTCGCCAGTCTTTTTGGTCATTTCAAATGAATTTCCATACCGGGAATCCACAACAAAACCAAAGTTGCAAACGAATACAGGACATTGCGTTTTCCAAGCAATCACACGAACACTACCCCAGTGGTCAGAACGCCTAGCCACCCACAGGCTGCCAAGTAGTCAGCCGCAGAAAGGTCGATGGTTGGTCTATCGCTCACTAGGAACAAAGTTCTAAGCCAACTGGCCACAGGCGTCTCGACTTCTGGACAAGGACCTCTTAGCCGTCTTCGGGCGCCTTCGTTTCGGAAAATCCGAAGTCTATAATACAACAAGTTGCCATTTCCCCGAGAGAGCTTCAAATGTATGTAAAACAGCTTGGATAGCCAAAATGCTACGGACCAAAAAGCAGTTACCCTTACTGGCAAACTTTTCTATAGTTGAGACCAGTCCGAATTAAACTGGTCGGAATTGGACTTGGAAATCCATACCTGCTTAACTAGTCGGCCATTTAATTTACCCAGGAAAGAATTGTAGACAAACGCCGAAGAGAATAATTTTCCGCCCCTTGAATCGTCTCTAGCATTTCGTGTCGAGTTCCCAGTGGTCACTTGAAGGTTCGTCGCTACTGACGTTGCCCAATGTCACCCGCCACATATTTAGATTTCACCAACGCGGTTTCCACTGCgcatttgaattatttaggtTAAAGAACTCGACACCTTTAATGCCACAGTTTTGTCAGCAGGGTGCGTATACTGACCAGAGAAACAACTAAATTCGCTAAAGTGAATTGTCCCCATAACTTTCACCCTGCCTTGTGCTCAAATATATGTGTGGATTTGAGTAGGGTGTTTCAAAATGTAGGTTAACACTCACACCCAGCGAGGGGTAAATCATTTTGGCGACTGAATGAATGGGTTCTCCGTTTGCCTGCCccgaataaaatatatagacgAATCTTACATTGACTTGGTGACGTGGGCGCACTTGCTGTCCAGTGATTCTATATGGTCTGTGGAAATAGCGGATTTTCTCCTTTGGGATTCGTTCAATTTGTTATTTTCGATGCCTATAATAACGAAATATATGAAACATTGGCAGAACGAGCAGAGAAGCGATACTAACTTTGACCAGGAGGTTCGTCCCCCAGCTTTGTAAACGAATCCTTGTGCTGGAACCTCTTGCGGAGCATCTGCTGGGACTTTGGGATCGAGTAACTGACCTTCGGGTAGTTCGGTCTCTCCACGGAATAGGACTTAGAGCCTCGCTGCATGCTGCGCATAAAATTGTTGACAAAGTCTGTATGCTGG contains the following coding sequences:
- the LOC6617207 gene encoding RNA-binding protein 7 — protein: MDLQLLMQQMYSGASVMTISERNLNCYSYGIPSGQHQLQPIYPFLPTENGDQVVGQLDDDDEEEEDEEQRTLFCGNLDERVTEEILYEVFLQAGPIEGVRIPTDNNGRPRNFGFVTYQRLCAVPFALDLYHGLELFQKKVTIKQQGCKQLPAYNQSRLRPFMMEAPPQPSPVRHARHSLHDGKPYDRNPFGHNGDQRRRSESSVMERNRLKPQQHHQHMQGGSRRSDQRHNNKRRLL